In one Methanothrix sp. genomic region, the following are encoded:
- a CDS encoding DUF5611 family protein translates to MEYTFKRGYTADMDRIEGILKEIFSSGITRDGERITLSYGAMKSCQIWIENKKLNVLTESLPGAPDDMIMDTNRRFRKFLERATGYTTKQRVQMAKREAQGE, encoded by the coding sequence ATGGAGTACACGTTCAAGAGAGGCTACACCGCCGACATGGACAGAATAGAGGGGATACTGAAGGAGATCTTCTCATCTGGAATCACCAGAGACGGCGAGAGGATCACGCTCAGCTATGGCGCCATGAAGAGCTGCCAGATCTGGATAGAGAATAAAAAGCTGAATGTGCTCACAGAGTCACTCCCCGGCGCCCCTGACGATATGATCATGGACACAAACCGCAGGTTCAGAAAGTTCCTCGAGAGGGCAACAGGATACACAACCAAGCAGCGTGTGCAGATGGCGAAGAGAGAGGCACAGGGGGAGTGA
- the cofG gene encoding 7,8-didemethyl-8-hydroxy-5-deazariboflavin synthase subunit CofG: MREGIHAEARRAEALRATFSRNVFIPVTDLCRNACGYCSFRRDPDRARVISRSDALRLMDRAQRAGCSEALFTMGDRPWEVRGNRLELLEYLIELCELALERDLLPHTNAGILTREELELLAPYNASMGLMLESTAHLKIHERSPGKRPEVRVRTISDAGELRIPFTTGILVGIGESSEDRMRSLEAIAELHREHGHIQEVIIQPLDPKPGTESEGMQPPPVEDLEELVHIARRILPPEISIQVPPNLVDPVPLLRAGADDLGGISPVTPDWINPERRWPEIDELRGIVLVERLPVYPRYVKLGWYGSRTKELVRQLADERGLRKTGSFYTHTWE; the protein is encoded by the coding sequence GTGCGCGAGGGGATACACGCTGAAGCTCGTCGAGCTGAGGCGCTGAGGGCGACCTTCTCGAGAAATGTCTTCATACCGGTCACCGACCTCTGCAGGAACGCATGTGGTTACTGCTCTTTCAGACGGGATCCGGATCGCGCCAGGGTGATATCGAGAAGCGATGCCCTGAGGTTGATGGACAGAGCGCAGAGGGCGGGCTGCTCAGAGGCGCTCTTCACGATGGGAGACAGGCCCTGGGAGGTGCGCGGCAACCGGCTGGAACTCCTGGAGTATCTCATCGAACTCTGCGAGCTCGCCCTGGAGAGGGATCTTCTTCCTCATACGAATGCAGGCATACTCACCCGCGAGGAGCTGGAGCTTCTGGCGCCCTACAACGCATCCATGGGCCTGATGCTTGAGAGCACAGCGCATCTTAAAATCCATGAGAGATCGCCGGGGAAGAGACCGGAGGTTCGTGTCAGGACCATATCCGATGCAGGCGAGCTCAGGATACCGTTCACCACCGGCATACTCGTGGGAATAGGCGAGAGTTCCGAGGACAGGATGAGATCGCTTGAGGCAATCGCAGAGCTCCACCGGGAGCATGGCCACATACAGGAGGTCATAATCCAGCCGCTGGATCCCAAGCCCGGGACGGAGTCAGAGGGCATGCAGCCTCCCCCAGTGGAGGATCTTGAGGAGCTGGTGCACATCGCCAGGAGGATTTTGCCGCCGGAGATATCAATTCAGGTGCCCCCAAACCTGGTTGATCCGGTTCCCCTCCTGAGGGCCGGAGCAGATGATCTCGGTGGGATCAGCCCCGTGACCCCTGACTGGATCAATCCGGAAAGGAGATGGCCTGAGATCGATGAGCTGAGGGGGATCGTGCTCGTGGAAAGGCTGCCGGTCTACCCGAGATACGTGAAGCTCGGATGGTACGGAAGCAGGACGAAGGAGCTCGTCAGGCAGCTCGCAGACGAGAGGGGGCTGAGAAAAACCGGATCGTTTTACACGCACACATGGGAGTAA
- a CDS encoding DUF4139 domain-containing protein encodes MRSWTILAMLLLTVSSCATAGDSAKEVVATTAISLPVDSVTIYQDGLVFVKRTGSMDLTEGVHKFVVDLPENADTSSVLFLVTNSSLERIVYDKMPVYTMNVSSTARQSFLLSYLVRDGGHWAPNYYIHLLNDSMLLTANALINVDLREDLKNVQIRLVAMPERKTPILMRAPAPTAAKAEELPVEFSLYDIAAGAPAGELETLFVFVLENRTDLVAGKSIGLPLFEDLAPAWRVYTWDAYYNPDGPAREEIRANNTADHPWPDGNAQVFRDGEYVTTLSMPYTAKGANVSLSLGPSADLKLSKKLMDYNITENVVSSGNGTAKVTTENWTYQLEIKSNTDKEMDLEVKDVIPMEAKVTDISPEPSEMTATLLKWNLKVAPREEMKIRYSYRVVTLETIDR; translated from the coding sequence ATGAGATCATGGACAATTCTCGCCATGCTCCTTCTCACAGTCTCGTCCTGCGCAACCGCAGGGGATAGCGCGAAGGAGGTCGTGGCCACAACCGCGATAAGCCTGCCGGTCGACTCTGTGACGATCTATCAGGACGGGCTTGTGTTCGTAAAGAGGACGGGCAGCATGGATCTGACGGAGGGCGTACACAAATTTGTTGTGGACCTTCCGGAGAATGCTGATACGAGCTCTGTTCTCTTCCTTGTCACAAACTCCTCGCTGGAGCGCATAGTCTACGATAAGATGCCTGTGTACACCATGAACGTCTCATCAACTGCAAGGCAGAGCTTCCTGTTGAGCTACCTGGTCAGAGATGGGGGACACTGGGCACCAAACTACTACATACACCTCCTCAACGATTCGATGCTCCTGACCGCAAACGCCCTCATAAACGTCGATCTCAGGGAGGACCTGAAGAACGTCCAGATCAGGCTCGTGGCCATGCCGGAGAGGAAGACCCCGATTCTGATGAGGGCCCCGGCCCCGACAGCCGCCAAAGCTGAGGAGCTCCCCGTGGAGTTCTCCTTGTATGATATCGCAGCAGGTGCTCCAGCAGGCGAGCTCGAGACGCTCTTCGTATTCGTTCTGGAGAACAGGACGGATCTTGTCGCCGGGAAATCTATTGGGCTGCCTCTCTTCGAGGATCTGGCCCCTGCCTGGCGGGTCTACACGTGGGATGCATATTACAATCCGGACGGGCCTGCGAGGGAGGAGATAAGGGCGAACAACACAGCCGATCATCCATGGCCAGATGGGAACGCGCAGGTGTTCAGGGATGGGGAGTATGTGACCACCCTCAGCATGCCGTACACCGCGAAAGGGGCCAACGTGTCACTGAGCCTGGGGCCATCTGCTGATCTCAAGCTCTCGAAGAAGCTCATGGACTACAACATCACTGAAAATGTGGTCTCCTCTGGAAACGGCACCGCAAAGGTGACCACGGAGAACTGGACGTACCAGCTCGAGATAAAATCCAACACCGATAAAGAGATGGATCTCGAGGTTAAGGACGTCATACCGATGGAGGCGAAGGTGACCGATATCTCTCCGGAGCCATCAGAGATGACTGCCACTCTCCTCAAGTGGAACCTCAAGGTGGCACCGAGAGAGGAGATGAAGATACGATACTCATACAGAGTTGTGACGTTGGAGACCATCGACAGGTGA
- a CDS encoding NAD(P)-dependent glycerol-1-phosphate dehydrogenase has product MRRMRSRSASWMELPRRVVAGAGALADIGDVCLDLRLSGRALVITGPQTRSVAGDNLAACLTERGFEAEVVITRDSRPAEVDRVKSSALDFKADFLIGAGGGRSIDIAKLAAFHLDIPYLSVPTAASHDGIASAMASLNMDGETKSIPTRAPLAIVADTGIISRAPPRLMSAGCGDIISNYTAILDWKLAKRLRCEDYSEYAAALSSMTASMVVDMAPGIKPGHEPSAKIVVQALISSGVAMSIAGSSRPASGSEHMFAHALNRIAPGRGLHGELCGIGTIIMMYLHGGDWRMIRETLQVLGAPTSAQELKIPEDVVVEALTQAHTIRPERYTILGSGLTSDAARAAAETTKVI; this is encoded by the coding sequence ATGCGGAGAATGAGAAGCAGAAGTGCGAGCTGGATGGAGCTGCCCAGAAGAGTCGTTGCAGGCGCTGGAGCTCTGGCGGATATCGGAGATGTCTGCCTGGATCTCCGCCTCTCCGGCAGGGCGCTTGTCATAACAGGTCCACAGACCCGATCAGTGGCTGGAGACAATCTCGCAGCATGTCTGACAGAGCGCGGCTTTGAGGCAGAGGTTGTGATAACAAGGGACTCCAGGCCAGCAGAGGTCGATCGGGTGAAGTCATCCGCCCTGGACTTTAAGGCGGATTTCCTGATAGGCGCGGGCGGCGGCAGATCGATAGACATAGCAAAGCTCGCCGCATTCCATCTCGACATACCGTATCTCAGCGTACCAACGGCTGCGTCTCACGATGGGATCGCCTCAGCGATGGCATCGCTCAACATGGACGGCGAGACGAAGTCGATTCCCACACGCGCGCCTCTTGCGATCGTAGCCGACACGGGGATAATATCCAGAGCCCCTCCGAGGCTGATGTCAGCTGGATGTGGGGATATAATATCGAACTACACGGCGATCCTCGACTGGAAGCTCGCGAAGAGGCTCAGGTGTGAGGACTACAGCGAGTATGCAGCTGCACTCTCGAGCATGACCGCGAGCATGGTCGTCGATATGGCTCCGGGCATCAAGCCAGGACATGAGCCCTCTGCGAAGATTGTGGTCCAGGCGCTGATATCCAGCGGTGTTGCGATGAGCATAGCTGGATCATCAAGACCTGCAAGCGGCTCGGAGCACATGTTTGCGCACGCCCTGAACAGAATCGCCCCAGGACGCGGACTCCACGGCGAGCTCTGTGGCATTGGGACTATCATAATGATGTACCTGCACGGCGGGGACTGGAGGATGATCCGGGAGACGCTCCAGGTCCTTGGCGCGCCAACATCAGCGCAGGAGCTGAAGATACCGGAGGATGTGGTGGTTGAGGCCCTGACCCAGGCGCACACGATCAGGCCCGAGAGGTACACGATACTCGGCAGTGGGCTGACATCAGATGCAGCAAGGGCGGCTGCAGAGACAACGAAGGTGATATGA
- a CDS encoding UPF0179 family protein: protein MAEPTTQITLIGTKLATIGMEFIFNGPTPECESCKLRNTCMNLEPGRRYRILGIKGELVHDCPLHEEGVRAVEVTESPTIAAMDARKSFAGSKIIYEPIDCDVTDCRMYDICHPAGLKRGDRCTIVEVVGEAPEECARGYTLKLVELRR from the coding sequence ATGGCTGAGCCGACAACTCAGATCACCCTGATAGGAACAAAGCTCGCAACGATCGGCATGGAGTTCATATTCAACGGACCCACGCCGGAGTGCGAGAGCTGCAAGCTCAGAAACACATGCATGAACCTCGAGCCCGGAAGGAGGTACAGGATACTGGGAATAAAGGGGGAGCTGGTCCATGACTGCCCGCTGCATGAGGAGGGTGTGCGCGCTGTTGAGGTTACAGAGAGCCCCACGATCGCGGCCATGGATGCACGCAAATCGTTTGCAGGATCGAAGATAATCTACGAGCCGATCGATTGTGATGTGACCGATTGCAGGATGTACGACATATGCCACCCCGCCGGGCTCAAGAGGGGCGACAGATGCACAATAGTGGAGGTCGTTGGAGAGGCACCGGAGGAGTGCGCGAGGGGATACACGCTGAAGCTCGTCGAGCTGAGGCGCTGA
- a CDS encoding PINc/VapC family ATPase, producing the protein MVPDTSVVIDGRISARVKSGALAGRRIVIPEAVVAELEAQANHGREIGIKGLEELRRLSELAKAGKIELEYVGVRPDLDQIKLAGGGEIDAMIRDVALELGASFLTSDTIQYKVAQAMGLDVEYIRPERDEIKKLSIEKFFTEDTLSVHLKEDAIPMAKRGGVGAFKLVKLDDKPIREKDLREMAREIIERAKLDPEGYIEIEKNGATVVQLGPMRIAITRPPFSDGLEITAVRPVAKVDLDSYKHADELKARLSEGQRGILIAGPPGSGKSTLAAGIAEYLLKCNYVVKTMESPRDLQVPPEVTQYGPLEGSMEASSEILLLVRPDYTIYDEVRKTQDFVVFADMRLAGVGMIGVVHANKPIDALQRLLGRVELGMIPQVVDTVVFIERGEVTKLLDVEFVVKVPTGMVEADLARPVVVVRDFETGAVEYEMYSYGDQIVVMPVTKPGKKPVWRLASKEIEKELAHHVRGPFEVEMISDSSMVVTVPESQIPRVIGKSGRNIEQIERALGMHIDIRGRREEPDVITPRVEESDRHLILWVGAGAGASAEVFVGSEPVFTATIGRRGDIRIAKSSEIARLMLNRLKRGERVEVRLVEG; encoded by the coding sequence GTGGTACCTGATACAAGCGTCGTCATCGACGGCAGAATTTCGGCCAGGGTCAAGTCCGGCGCGCTCGCCGGCAGGAGAATCGTGATACCGGAGGCGGTTGTCGCTGAGCTCGAGGCTCAGGCAAACCACGGGCGCGAGATCGGGATAAAGGGGCTCGAGGAGCTGAGACGCCTCTCAGAGCTCGCAAAGGCCGGGAAGATAGAGCTTGAGTATGTGGGTGTGAGGCCTGATCTGGATCAGATCAAGCTCGCTGGTGGCGGCGAGATCGATGCCATGATCAGGGATGTCGCCCTGGAGCTGGGCGCGTCGTTTCTTACAAGCGATACGATTCAGTACAAGGTAGCTCAGGCCATGGGGCTGGATGTGGAGTACATAAGACCGGAGAGGGATGAGATAAAGAAGCTCAGCATAGAGAAGTTCTTCACAGAGGATACGCTCTCCGTTCACCTCAAGGAGGATGCGATCCCGATGGCCAAGCGCGGCGGGGTGGGCGCGTTCAAGCTTGTGAAGCTCGACGACAAGCCCATCAGAGAGAAGGACCTGCGCGAGATGGCCAGGGAGATCATCGAGCGCGCAAAGCTCGATCCTGAGGGTTACATAGAGATAGAGAAGAACGGGGCCACGGTTGTTCAGCTCGGACCCATGCGCATCGCAATAACCAGACCACCCTTTTCAGATGGTCTTGAGATAACAGCGGTCAGGCCTGTCGCAAAGGTCGATCTGGACTCGTACAAACACGCTGACGAGCTCAAGGCGAGGCTGAGCGAGGGCCAGAGGGGCATACTTATCGCAGGTCCTCCCGGCTCAGGCAAGTCAACGCTTGCAGCAGGCATAGCCGAGTACCTGCTGAAGTGCAACTACGTCGTCAAGACCATGGAGTCTCCCAGGGACCTCCAGGTGCCTCCTGAGGTGACGCAGTACGGCCCGCTCGAGGGATCGATGGAGGCCTCGTCGGAGATACTGCTCCTGGTCAGGCCCGATTACACGATCTACGACGAGGTCAGGAAGACCCAGGACTTCGTGGTCTTTGCGGACATGCGGCTCGCCGGGGTTGGAATGATAGGGGTGGTGCATGCCAACAAGCCGATAGATGCGCTCCAGAGGCTCCTCGGCAGGGTGGAGCTGGGCATGATCCCCCAGGTCGTGGATACCGTGGTCTTCATAGAGCGCGGCGAGGTCACCAAGCTTCTCGATGTGGAGTTTGTCGTCAAGGTGCCTACCGGCATGGTCGAGGCAGATCTCGCCAGACCTGTCGTTGTCGTGAGGGACTTCGAGACCGGGGCTGTGGAGTACGAGATGTACAGCTATGGCGACCAGATCGTGGTGATGCCTGTAACAAAGCCCGGAAAGAAGCCGGTATGGCGTCTCGCCTCCAAGGAGATCGAGAAGGAGCTAGCGCATCATGTCAGAGGCCCTTTTGAGGTCGAGATGATCTCCGACAGCAGCATGGTCGTCACGGTCCCTGAGTCCCAGATCCCCAGGGTCATCGGAAAGTCGGGGCGGAACATAGAGCAGATAGAGAGAGCACTTGGAATGCACATAGACATACGCGGACGCAGAGAGGAGCCGGATGTCATAACCCCCAGGGTGGAGGAGAGCGACAGGCATCTCATACTCTGGGTGGGGGCCGGCGCTGGAGCGAGTGCTGAGGTCTTCGTGGGAAGCGAGCCGGTGTTCACAGCTACGATCGGCAGGCGTGGGGACATAAGAATCGCAAAATCATCAGAGATCGCACGACTGATGCTGAACAGGCTCAAGAGAGGGGAGAGGGTCGAGGTCAGGCTGGTAGAGGGGTAG
- a CDS encoding ABC transporter ATP-binding protein, whose product MSLLEVRSVSKVFDVDGKTMEVLRDISMSVDEGEFVCFIGPSGCGKTTLLRIIAGLEFPSSGSVLLDGAPIRGPGPERGMVFQEYSLFPWRTVLDNVAFGPEIRGVPKEERYRLAREYLKMVGLERFESRYPHELSGGMKQRVAIARALVNNPKALLMDEPFGALDAQTRNVMQSELLRIWEQERKTIIFVTHSVDEAIYLGDRIIVFSARPGRVKEIIGIDLPRPRKRTSLEVNRIRDKILQDLRTEIKI is encoded by the coding sequence ATGTCCCTGCTGGAGGTCAGATCGGTATCAAAGGTCTTCGATGTCGATGGAAAGACCATGGAAGTACTTCGAGACATAAGCATGTCTGTGGATGAGGGCGAGTTCGTATGCTTCATAGGCCCCTCTGGATGCGGCAAGACAACCCTGCTCAGGATAATCGCAGGTCTCGAGTTCCCATCGTCTGGAAGTGTGCTGCTCGATGGAGCCCCCATAAGAGGTCCTGGGCCTGAGAGGGGCATGGTCTTCCAGGAGTACTCGCTATTTCCGTGGCGCACAGTTCTGGACAATGTTGCATTCGGCCCCGAGATCCGGGGGGTTCCCAAGGAGGAGCGCTACCGGCTCGCAAGAGAGTACCTGAAGATGGTCGGGCTGGAACGGTTTGAGAGCAGGTACCCACATGAGCTCTCCGGAGGCATGAAGCAGAGGGTCGCGATTGCGAGGGCTCTTGTCAACAATCCCAAGGCACTGCTCATGGACGAGCCGTTCGGAGCGCTGGATGCGCAGACCAGAAATGTGATGCAGTCAGAGCTCCTCAGGATATGGGAGCAGGAGAGAAAGACGATCATATTCGTCACGCACAGCGTCGACGAGGCGATATACCTCGGTGACAGGATCATCGTCTTCTCCGCGAGGCCGGGCAGGGTGAAGGAGATCATAGGCATAGATCTGCCCAGGCCGAGGAAGAGGACCAGCCTCGAGGTCAACAGGATCAGGGATAAGATACTTCAGGATCTCAGAACCGAGATCAAAATCTGA
- the argS gene encoding arginine--tRNA ligase — protein sequence MLDGVHMFLDFMSEVEGILKEGLDRCGLSISLENSLDLSPHADLSTTVAFRLSPALKKSPKDIAAEIYSAMGSPSRWVDRAELVGPYINFHMSRSFLDHVVVRAQGEDAWRGRMSGSVIVEHTSANPDGPLHVGHIRNSVIGDTIVRILRRAGYSVEAQYYVNDMGRQTAMVVWGCDHLALDGSKPDHAIARVYIAAHRIMNERPELSAEVDELMRRYESRDPETVEKFQRAAKYAISGIESTLHRMNIHHDSYKWESEFVWDGSVDKILEMLERTGRTVLKDGALQLDLSEEGFEKSLVLRRADGTTLYTTRDLAYHKWKAENYERVVEVLGADHKLVSAQLRTALRILGIKEPEVVIFEFVSLPDGSMSTRRGKFISADELLDEVEKQAYQEVTKRRPEMDDDFRKEVAGKVAVGAVRYDIVRVSADKATMFDWKAALDFEKLSAPFIQYSHARACSILKKAGDLDEFDPGLLRDDYEIALIKKIAEFDLVIDRAARELKPHQLATYARELAERFNLFYRYDPVLDAKPNELRNARLALVRAARNALSATLDTLGIEAPESM from the coding sequence TTGCTAGATGGTGTTCACATGTTTCTGGATTTCATGAGCGAGGTCGAGGGGATACTGAAAGAGGGTCTCGATCGCTGCGGCCTGAGCATATCACTGGAGAACAGCCTTGATCTGAGCCCGCATGCAGATCTCTCCACGACGGTTGCGTTCAGGCTCTCGCCTGCGCTGAAGAAGAGCCCGAAGGATATTGCGGCAGAGATATACAGCGCCATGGGCTCCCCGTCCCGCTGGGTTGACCGCGCAGAGCTTGTGGGACCCTACATAAACTTCCACATGAGCCGCAGCTTCCTGGATCATGTTGTTGTGAGGGCCCAGGGCGAGGATGCCTGGAGGGGCAGGATGTCGGGCTCGGTCATCGTCGAGCACACATCCGCAAACCCCGATGGTCCGCTTCATGTCGGTCACATAAGAAACTCCGTGATAGGGGATACCATCGTCCGGATACTCCGCCGTGCCGGATACAGCGTCGAGGCACAGTACTACGTGAACGATATGGGAAGGCAGACCGCAATGGTGGTCTGGGGATGCGATCACCTCGCTCTTGATGGATCCAAGCCTGACCATGCGATAGCGCGTGTCTACATAGCAGCTCACAGGATCATGAACGAACGGCCCGAGCTCTCAGCAGAAGTGGACGAGCTCATGAGGCGCTACGAGTCCAGGGATCCTGAGACTGTGGAGAAGTTCCAGCGCGCCGCGAAGTATGCCATCTCAGGCATCGAGAGCACGCTACACAGGATGAACATCCATCACGACTCCTACAAGTGGGAGTCGGAGTTCGTATGGGATGGCTCTGTCGATAAGATTCTGGAGATGCTGGAGAGGACCGGAAGGACCGTGCTGAAGGATGGTGCTCTGCAGCTGGATCTGAGCGAGGAGGGCTTCGAGAAGAGCCTGGTTCTGAGAAGGGCGGACGGAACAACCCTCTACACAACAAGGGACCTCGCGTACCATAAATGGAAGGCGGAGAACTACGAGCGCGTCGTAGAGGTGCTTGGAGCAGACCACAAGCTGGTATCAGCTCAGCTCCGCACCGCGCTGCGGATTCTCGGTATAAAGGAGCCTGAGGTTGTCATATTCGAGTTTGTCTCTCTTCCGGATGGATCGATGTCAACACGCCGCGGGAAGTTCATCTCTGCTGATGAGCTGCTCGATGAGGTCGAGAAGCAGGCTTATCAGGAGGTCACGAAGAGAAGGCCAGAGATGGATGACGATTTCAGGAAGGAAGTGGCCGGAAAGGTGGCAGTTGGCGCTGTGAGATACGATATTGTGAGGGTATCCGCAGACAAGGCGACGATGTTCGACTGGAAGGCAGCTCTCGACTTCGAGAAGCTCTCCGCCCCGTTCATACAGTACTCGCATGCGAGGGCGTGCAGCATTCTAAAGAAAGCAGGCGACCTCGATGAGTTCGATCCCGGGCTTCTGAGAGATGATTACGAGATCGCCCTGATAAAGAAGATCGCAGAGTTCGATCTGGTCATAGACAGGGCTGCCAGGGAGCTCAAGCCGCATCAGCTCGCGACCTACGCGAGGGAGCTGGCGGAGAGGTTCAACCTCTTCTACCGGTACGATCCGGTGCTGGATGCAAAACCCAATGAGCTCCGGAACGCGCGGCTCGCGCTGGTGAGGGCAGCCAGGAACGCTCTGAGCGCAACCCTCGACACTCTCGGAATAGAGGCGCCTGAGAGCATGTGA
- a CDS encoding nitroreductase/quinone reductase family protein, which translates to MHAWIYRLFFRLLNNLIVVPAFRIGLGRIVSNPVTGRVMVLILKGRRTGRTRYTPVGYAIMNGRIYCYRGERSQGAWYLNLLAEPHLEIMLPDGRIRGHAEEVSDDDDRFTALRQILKNGGLSGLIYGFNPWTVEEGVLRERMRGVTVIRITPEISSSSQQALRSSGVVSAERPHENS; encoded by the coding sequence ATGCACGCATGGATATACCGGCTTTTCTTCAGGCTCCTGAACAATCTCATCGTTGTGCCCGCCTTCAGGATCGGTCTGGGGCGCATCGTCTCAAATCCTGTGACAGGCCGGGTCATGGTGCTCATACTGAAGGGCAGAAGGACTGGAAGGACGCGGTACACGCCTGTGGGCTACGCCATCATGAACGGGAGAATCTACTGCTACCGTGGTGAGAGGTCGCAGGGCGCCTGGTACCTCAACCTCCTGGCAGAGCCCCATCTTGAGATCATGCTTCCGGACGGGAGGATCAGAGGTCACGCTGAGGAGGTCAGCGATGACGATGATAGATTCACAGCGCTGCGCCAGATACTGAAGAACGGTGGACTGAGCGGACTCATCTACGGCTTCAACCCGTGGACCGTTGAGGAGGGCGTGCTCAGGGAGAGGATGAGAGGGGTGACGGTCATCCGCATAACTCCAGAAATCTCATCGAGCTCGCAACAGGCGCTGAGATCCTCAGGAGTGGTTTCTGCAGAGCGACCTCATGAGAATTCCTAA